The Cottoperca gobio chromosome 6, fCotGob3.1, whole genome shotgun sequence genome has a segment encoding these proteins:
- the tbxas1 gene encoding thromboxane-A synthase has translation MEAVVDFLNVFHIKASGLSVTLGLFLVFLGLLYWYSIYPYSVLSRCGIKHPKPMPFLGNIFMFRQGFFNPISDLIKTHGRVCGYYLGRRPVVVIADPDMLRQVMVRDFSSFPNRMTLRFATKPMTDCLLMLRNERWKRVRSILTPSFSAAKMKEMVPLINTATDALMSNLNVSAESGEAFDIHRCFGCFTMDVIASVAFATQVDSQNNPDDPFVRHAQMFFSFSFFRPIMLFFIAFPFIAVPLAGLIPNKRRDQMNQFFINSIQKIIKQREEQPPEQRRRDFLQLMLDARTSKERVSLEHFETENHAGELDHRNLQAQVPASDQDNRLPPQEPPTRRPQKKMITEDEIVGQAFVFLLAGYETSSNTLAFTCYLLAIHPECQCKVQEEVDDFFTRHESPDYTNVQELKYLDMVISETLRLYPPGFRFARDIDQDCMVNGQFLPKGATLEIPAGFLHYDPEHWPEPERFIPERFTPEAKADRHPFVYLPFGAGPRNCVGMRLAQLEIKMALVRLFRRFSLVACSETKVPLELKSSSTLGPKNGIFVKIQRRDTGEGRVNSPPDY, from the exons ATGGAGGCTGTAGTTGACTTCCTAAATGTATTCCATATCAAGGCCAGTGGATTGTCCGTGACACTTGGCCTCTTCCTCGTCTTTTTGGGTCTTCTCTACTG GTATTCAATTTACCCGTATTCAGTCCTTTCTCGATGTGGCATCAAACATCCAAAGCCCATGCCTTTCTTGGGCAACATATTCATGTTTCGCCAG ggTTTTTTCAACCCCATCAGTGATCTCATAAAGACACATGGCAGAGTGTGTGG GTATTACTTGGGCCGGAGACCGGTGGTGGTGATAGCGGACCCTGACATGCTCAGAcaagtgatggtcagggacttCAGCAGCTTCCCAAACAGAATG ACGCTTCGCTTTGCCACCAAGCCCATGACTGACTGTCTGCTCATGCTGAGAAATGAACGCTGGAAGAGAGTGCGGAGCATCCTGACCCCGTCATTCAGTGCTGCCAAGATGAAAGAG ATGGTTCCGCTCATCAACACCGCCACAGATGCCTTGATGAGCAACTTGAATGTCTCCGCTGAGTCAGGAGAGGCCTTTGACATCCACAG GTGTTTCGGCTGCTTCACCATGGATGTTATTGCCAGTGTGGCATTTGCAACTCAGGTGGACTCTCAGAACAACCCAGACGACCCGTTCGTCCGCCATGCGCAGAtgttcttctccttttctttcttcaggcCCATCATGCTGTTTTTCA TTGCTTTTCCGTTCATCGCGGTTCCTCTGGCGGGACTCATCCCAAACAAAAGACGAGACCAGATGAATCAGTTCTTCATCAACAGCATTCAGAAGATCAtcaagcagagagaggagcagcCGCCTGAGCAG AGGCGTCGAGACTTCCTCCAGCTGATGTTGGATGCGAGAACCAGCAAGGAGCGTGTGTCTTTGGAACACTTTGAAACAGAAAACCATGCTGGTGAGCTTGATCACAGGAACCTGCAGGCACAAGTGCCGGCCTCTGATCAGGACAACCGTCTTCCCCCACAGGAGCCCCCCACCAGGCGTCCACAGAAAAAGATGATAACTGAGGATGAGATCGTGGGCCAGGCTTTCGTTTTTCTTCTGGCAGGGTACGAAACCAGCAGCAACACGCTGGCCTTCACCTGCTACCTCCTGGCCATCCACCCCGAATGTCAATGCAAAGTACAGGAAGAGGTGGATGATTTCTTCACCAGACAT GAGTCACCGGATTACACAAATGTCCAGGAGCTAAAGTATTTAGACATGGTCATCAGTGAAACTCTGCGTCTCTACCCGCCTGGCTTCAG GTTTGCGAGAGACATTGACCAGGACTGCATGGTCAACGGCCAGTTCCTCCCGAAAGGAGCGACGCTGGAGATCCCAGCCGGCTTCCTCCACTACGACCCAGAGCATTGGCCAGAGCCTGAGCGGTTCATCCCCGAGCG ATTCACACCAGAGGCCAAGGCCGATCGACATCCATTTGTATACCTGCCGTTTGGAGCCGGGCCACGTAACTGTGTTGGAATGAGGCTCGCCCAACTGGAAATCAAAATGGCGCTAGTGCGTCTGTTCCGTAGGTTCAGCCTCGTGGCCTGCTCTGAGACTAAG GTTCCTCTTGAATTAAAGTCGTCGAGCACTCTGGGACCTAAAAACGGCATATTTGTGAAAATTCAAAGAAGAGACACGGGAGAAGGTCGAGTGAACTCTCCACCAGACTATTAG